A genomic segment from Streptomyces antibioticus encodes:
- the rsfS gene encoding ribosome silencing factor, with protein sequence MTATDRSIELITTAAQAAADKLAHDIIAYDVSDVLSITDAFLLASAPNDRQVKSIVDEIEERLLKDLGAKPVRREGDRDARWILLDYVDIVVHVQHSEERVFYALERLWKDCPELELPEDAKATRGKAAEHAKLQAEEDDSAGFEELR encoded by the coding sequence GTGACCGCCACCGACCGCTCCATCGAGCTGATCACCACCGCCGCGCAGGCGGCCGCCGACAAGCTCGCGCACGACATCATCGCCTACGACGTCAGCGACGTGCTGTCGATCACGGACGCCTTCCTGCTGGCCTCCGCGCCCAACGACCGCCAGGTCAAGTCGATCGTCGACGAGATCGAGGAGCGCCTCCTCAAGGACCTCGGCGCCAAGCCGGTACGCCGCGAGGGCGACCGCGACGCCCGCTGGATCCTGCTCGACTACGTCGACATCGTCGTCCACGTCCAGCACAGCGAGGAGCGCGTCTTCTACGCCCTGGAGCGGCTCTGGAAGGACTGCCCCGAGCTGGAACTGCCCGAGGACGCGAAGGCGACCCGCGGCAAGGCCGCCGAGCACGCCAAGCTCCAGGCCGAG
- a CDS encoding LCP family protein: MNDRYDAGYGGDPYQLVGYDEYGQPVYRQVPAQQVPQQQPYDPYDAYGQQGGQGVQSGQGVQGGQGVQSGQGYGYDPYAQGGRPQGGPQATPYDPYDTGRQQPVAGYDTAYDTPYDTGRQATYDPYATDTGAGTGASTGTSTGTDAPYDPYGQTAHIPQQARPAAPEETGERGGPAGRTPPRDADSPQPDYHTEQFAFVEEPDGDSEDVIDWLNFTENRTERREEAKRRARGRLIALVVVMALVAVGGVGWLWYAGKLPGLSESSDTGTKTAAAGAAQKRDVVVVHLHDTAGGDTATALLVDNTTTRQATTVLLPNSLVLTTDDGTTTTLAKSVDDDGSDGTRAALDAVLGTDIEGTWRLDTPYLQNLVDLVGNIEVDTDTDVPDPKAKKGEAPLVRKGEGQTLSGKMAVGYATYRAPGEAQNAQLERFGQVLQGVLRKISSDPQAAIVTVQTLAQILDPSLTDKDLGTFLADLADLAKGGDHQTALLPVQADGTLSTEGSSGVVKDVLGGTAKSPDKDAAVSVSVQNATGTKSDTEDARVVLLNGGFTFLDAGTAAAARTTSEVRYADAAGKENASEVAKTLGLPAGAVKKGEVGANADVTVVLGQDYEPSSS; the protein is encoded by the coding sequence GTGAACGACCGATACGACGCGGGGTACGGGGGCGACCCGTACCAGCTCGTCGGCTACGACGAGTACGGACAGCCGGTCTACCGGCAGGTCCCGGCCCAGCAGGTCCCGCAGCAGCAGCCCTACGACCCTTACGACGCTTACGGGCAGCAGGGCGGCCAGGGAGTCCAGAGCGGCCAGGGTGTCCAGGGCGGGCAGGGAGTCCAGAGCGGGCAGGGGTACGGGTACGACCCGTACGCCCAGGGCGGCCGGCCCCAGGGCGGACCGCAGGCGACCCCCTACGACCCGTACGACACCGGCCGGCAGCAGCCCGTCGCCGGATACGACACCGCGTACGACACCCCTTACGACACCGGGCGCCAGGCCACCTACGACCCGTACGCCACCGACACCGGTGCCGGTACGGGCGCGAGTACCGGCACGAGCACCGGCACCGACGCCCCGTACGACCCCTACGGGCAGACCGCCCACATCCCCCAGCAGGCCCGCCCGGCCGCGCCGGAGGAGACCGGCGAGCGCGGCGGACCGGCCGGGCGGACCCCTCCGCGGGACGCCGACAGCCCCCAACCGGACTACCACACCGAGCAGTTCGCGTTCGTGGAGGAGCCCGACGGCGACTCCGAGGACGTCATCGACTGGCTGAACTTCACCGAGAACCGCACCGAGCGCCGCGAGGAGGCCAAGCGCCGCGCCCGCGGCCGGCTGATCGCCCTCGTGGTCGTCATGGCCCTGGTCGCCGTCGGCGGCGTCGGCTGGCTCTGGTACGCCGGAAAGCTGCCCGGACTCTCGGAGTCCTCGGACACCGGGACGAAGACGGCGGCCGCGGGCGCCGCCCAGAAGCGGGACGTGGTCGTCGTCCATCTGCACGACACGGCCGGCGGCGACACCGCCACCGCGCTCCTGGTCGACAACACCACCACCCGGCAGGCCACCACCGTGCTGCTGCCCAACTCCCTGGTCCTGACCACCGACGACGGCACCACGACCACGCTCGCCAAGTCCGTGGACGACGACGGCTCCGACGGCACCCGCGCCGCCCTGGACGCCGTCCTCGGCACGGACATCGAGGGCACCTGGCGCCTCGACACCCCCTACCTCCAGAACCTCGTCGACCTGGTCGGCAACATCGAGGTGGACACCGACACCGACGTGCCCGACCCCAAGGCCAAGAAGGGCGAGGCCCCTCTTGTCCGCAAGGGCGAGGGGCAGACCCTCAGCGGCAAGATGGCCGTCGGCTACGCGACCTACCGTGCCCCCGGCGAGGCGCAGAACGCGCAGCTCGAACGGTTCGGGCAGGTCCTCCAGGGCGTCCTGCGCAAGATCTCCTCCGACCCGCAGGCCGCCATCGTCACCGTGCAGACGCTCGCCCAGATCCTCGACCCGTCGCTGACCGACAAGGACCTCGGCACCTTCCTCGCCGACCTCGCCGACCTCGCCAAGGGCGGCGACCACCAGACCGCCCTGCTGCCCGTCCAGGCCGACGGCACGCTCAGCACCGAGGGCAGCTCCGGTGTGGTGAAGGACGTCCTCGGCGGCACCGCGAAGAGCCCCGACAAGGACGCCGCCGTCAGCGTCTCCGTGCAGAACGCCACCGGCACCAAGTCCGACACCGAGGACGCGCGCGTGGTGCTGCTCAACGGCGGCTTCACCTTCCTGGACGCCGGCACGGCGGCCGCCGCCCGCACCACCTCCGAGGTGCGGTACGCGGACGCCGCGGGCAAGGAGAACGCCTCCGAGGTCGCCAAGACCCTGGGCCTGCCCGCCGGCGCGGTCAAGAAGGGCGAGGTGGGCGCGAACGCGGACGTGACGGTGGTCCTCGGCCAGGACTACGAGCCCTCGTCGTCGTAG
- the nadD gene encoding nicotinate-nucleotide adenylyltransferase: MGEQDMPTGPSNPGKRRLGVMGGTFDPIHHGHLVAASEVAAQFHLDEVVFVPTGEPWQKSHRRVSPAEDRYLMTVIATAENPQFSVSRIDIDRGGPTYTVDTLRDLRALNPETDLFFITGADALGQILTWRDSEELFSLAHFIGVTRPGHQLTDPGLPEGGVSLVEVPALAISSTDCRARVAKGDPIWYMVPDGVVRYIDKRELYRGE; encoded by the coding sequence ATGGGAGAGCAGGACATGCCTACCGGCCCGTCGAACCCGGGCAAACGCCGCCTCGGCGTCATGGGTGGCACATTCGATCCGATCCACCACGGACACCTCGTGGCGGCCAGTGAGGTCGCCGCGCAGTTCCACCTGGACGAGGTCGTGTTCGTGCCGACCGGCGAGCCCTGGCAGAAGAGCCACCGCCGCGTCTCCCCGGCCGAGGACCGCTATCTGATGACGGTCATCGCGACCGCCGAGAACCCGCAGTTCTCGGTGAGCCGCATCGACATCGACCGCGGCGGTCCCACCTACACCGTGGACACCCTGCGCGATCTGCGGGCCCTCAACCCCGAGACCGACCTGTTCTTCATCACCGGTGCCGACGCCCTGGGCCAGATCCTGACCTGGCGGGACAGCGAGGAGCTGTTCTCCCTGGCGCACTTCATCGGGGTCACCCGGCCGGGTCACCAGCTCACGGACCCCGGTCTGCCCGAGGGGGGCGTCTCGCTGGTCGAGGTGCCCGCCCTCGCCATCTCCTCGACCGACTGCCGCGCGAGAGTCGCCAAGGGCGACCCCATCTGGTACATGGTGCCGGACGGAGTCGTGCGTTACATCGACAAGCGCGAGCTGTACCGCGGCGAGTGA